AAGCTGGGAGACCACATCCTCCCTGCAAAAGTCCACCTCTTGCCAACAGAAAATACACTTCCTGCCCGAATATCCGGCCTGTCTCCTTGCTGGTCTGCTGACCAGTCCACCCAGTAGGTACACCAGTCCACTTCTTAGGTAGGCTGAGGTCAACTTGCTACCCCAAGACCTCAGTTGCAATGGCTGCTCTCCTCCCAATAGACTTAGCTGTCCTTCTGGTCTACAATAGGAGAAACAGCAAGGGAGGGCAAAGCAACTCCAGCCACAGTCCCCAACCCAGGTTCCTAACCCAGACATCCCAGTTGTATTTATACTGGTGGATAATGGTTACACAGGAGCTGCTTCCTCCTACTTCACGCCAGAGCTGAGAGAGGCCATTCACATTTGATTCCAGATATTTCTGCTACAGGGGCTGCACAGATGAACTCAAGAGCAAGTAGCGTTTTGATTTAGTAGCCATGGCCCTTCAGGGTCTCAGCCAGTGTGCTCAGCTCATCAGACTGACCAGCAGCATCCTACAGCCTTGCCACGAGGCCAGCTCTTTCCACGTGGGATAAAGGCATCTTTGAATGTTACAACATCTACAGCAAAACCATTTGTCCAACTCCATCAGTTGAGACATGCTAAACACAGGATAAGGGTGTTCATTGAGACATGCTAGATATTGGATAAGGGTGTGCGAGAGGGCTTAGCTTACGCAAATTATTTGATGACGGTGGATATCTAAAAGCTGTGACACACTTTGGCAGCTGAGGTATGCAATTAGCTTCTTCAGCTTAGGCAAGTCTGGTGCTTCAGGGCCTCCCCATTGCTAGAGCTTCCTCTGGAGAAGTCCTGCTTGGACTGGAAGGAGATGTGATAGTTGGGCTCTCTGACAAGGCTGCCACCTCATAACCCTGCTGTGGTGGGATACAAGATGGACCATGAAGTGACAGTGCTGGATGGGACAGAGATTAGTCCAAGGGACTCCAATGTGCCCTCCCTGTGCACCTCTCCATTAACCCTTgcctctgcctcctcccatTTCGCTGCCTTCCCCAttagcagcactgcagcacacagggatgTACAAAAGAGTGAACACTTTTTATTTTGCGGCTGCTGGAGTGAAACCACTGTAATTTCATAAAactcaaaaaaaagaaaaaaaaaaagaaaaaaaagtgattacTAAAAggcatacattttttttttcctttttacacaAGACATAAGTAAACAGACaagtttctctttaaaaaggTTATAAAGTGTCAAGATCCTATACCTCATCTGCATATTCAAAGTGATGCTGTCTTGATACAAAAAGCAATGGGTATAATAACTTAAGCTATGGCTCAGACcgaaaaaaaacaaccaataaaaataaaaagtcatctGGGCTTAATCTACATTCTACTATGATTGCCCACagagttaaaaaggaaaacatgcagCTCTTTTGttgcacagaaagaaacagctggGAAGTAGAGAGTTCATCTGGAGATCATTGTCTGAAGGGAAGCTGAGCGTGGAGAAACGTCCCCCTCGCCATCAATGTCTGATAGTCTGTGAGGGGGAATGCAGCCCCCCATGACCTCCGTCATGCAAAGAAACTGGCTGCATTTCTCTCCCACCAGACAGCATCTCATCCAAACCCATCCACCAAACCCCGCCTACCCAGCCTGATGGAAGCAAATGAGATATAAGACCCTGGAAACTGCGTGGAAGTCACGAATCTCCCTGTGCACTTCCCCACTGGGactaataacaaaaagaaacaaactcaagagaaacaaaataatataaattgACTCGTTCTGTTGTAGACAATCACTCTGCGTCCTCAGAACATCTGTTACTCATAAACATCCTCATCTGAAGCTCTCAGCTCAAGCACCACAGTGTCAGCCTTACTACAAGACCCATAATATATATTTGCAATGTCTGCCACCAGACCTTTCTTAAATAATTTGTGATGGACGTGGTGTTCTCCTTTCAATCACTGCTCCCACTGTGCAATCCATCATCAGACCGGCCAACATGGAGAACACAAGGGGCATGCAAAGCCAAAATGCAAAGAGAGGCACACCTGTAACACCACAAGAGGACACAATCACGGACTGCTGCTCAGATTTATCCCCCATGTGATGTTCAGCTATGACTGATGCTATGATATGATGGAATGATAGAGGGTATCCatggaggaggggaaggagatggaTGGGGGTAGGAGGGATGAAACCCAGTTTGCGCCTTCACTTCTGTAGGTAAGGGCAGGATTAGGTGGCTTGTTTGCGGACAAAGCCATGCAGGTGTCCATTCTCTATGACTTCTACAAGACCCAATGAAGACAAATGGAGCCATGACAAAACTGGCAAATGTagcatttttacatttcttctttcaacGTGTCTGGTATCTGAGATGAAacaggaatgaagaaaagactGCACAATCAGCCAAGCTATAAGCTCTTGGTCACTCAGGACTTGCTCAGGTGCTCTGTATCTACTGAGCTCCAGCCTTCCCTATTACCATCTCAAGACTTACATTAAGGAATTGGCTTGAGATTTCTAACCCAGTTGGGATACCCTCAATTTCCTCACCCTGTTGAGTTTCTGTGATTGACTGCAGGTCAGAGAAGCACATGGGAGGTGACCGAAAGTTCCACAACAAGAGGAAACACccaatagagaaaaaaaagaaaaagaaaataaggaaaagaaacagggCAATTAAAGCAGCataatttcttctgcagtgacTCACAAAACCAAAGGACATCAAGACACTGCTCTGCCAGCCAGAGGTGCTTAAGATTTGGCGACATGGATTTTTCCAGGTCAAGGACTGCTCTTATGTGAGGAGTTCCCTATTTTAAGGTGGTTGGGTTGATGCTACATGAAGTGAAGAAGCACTGCAAAGCCCGTCCCATAGTGACTCCAAAACAATCTTAGACTTAAAACATTTCTCCTCTGTCAGGGCAGAAATACCTCTATGGTGGTTCCCATCACTTCATCCCAAATCCTCCATAGGTCTCTAAGAGGAATTGGGGCTGTCTCAGTCACAATGCCAAGCCACTTCCCAAAACCTCTGGGGACgaagcagcagccacagcacctATTTTAGCAGCAGGACACGATGGGGCAGGAAGGGGAGGATGACCCAGAGTGACTGCTTTAATACAGGATCAGGCTTTTTAATCATCCTTCCCAACAGAGCAGGCCCTAGAGCCACCACTGTCTTCACCATGAAACATGGGAATCAACAGCCTGAAATGGGGcagcagaaactgaagcaaTCTTGGGCAGCCCCACTATGTGGGGCTTGGTATAGCAGCTTCGTATAGCAGGTCCACCTAGCTTGGTACCATCAGTTTCTCCTGAGGTGGTTGTCCCTGCTATACAGTGGGTCTAGCTCTTTGGAAAGGGTTCCAAGCTCATCCTCAGCCCAACTTCCTCAATATTTACCCCAAGAAATAAGCCCTCTGAACTGTTTCTGGATAGTCTGCATTTCAGAAGGCACACAAAGCTCTAGAGACACCCAACACAGGGCACTGAAGGCATAAGTTGGGAAGCCCCAGACCACAGACATTGGGTGACTAGCTTGCCCTGCCCAAACACCTGTGACTCTGCAGCTGACAGGTGAGTGACAGTGAGCCCTATAGGATATATGGAACATTACTTGGGCCACATGGATGTCCCAGTTATAGTGCTAGGGATCAGGCCAGAGGGCTGAAAGTCACCTCCTGGACTCTACAGGGCAGCAATGGGAGAAATAAAGGCCAGAGGACGTGCGGAAGacaaagagttttttttttcttttttcctttaattagcAAATTTCTTCTTACCCtcatcaaaagaaaaaccacaccTGTGCCCCCTATGTGCCcactgctcccacagctgcaagCATTCAAAGGCAGAAAGTTGAGAGATGTTTCCCATCCTGGCTCAGGGGCAGCTTTGTATCCACCCCATGGCATATACTGGTGAGGTTTTGAGGTGCCAGGCGCTGCGTATGTTGCAGATGCCaacagaaagggaggaaaggaaggtgCAAAATTTGGTGATGTGCTCTTGCCAGGAGCACCCAAAATCCCCCGGGAAAACTGCACCCACCCCTTGGCCAGCAAATATAGTGGTGGAGGATGTGGACATGCCCCAAAATGCACTTTGTGTTCACTGGGCATCACAGCCAGAACTTGGGTTTGCGCCATGGCTTTGGGGATGCAATGGCAAAGATGCTGAGCATGAGCTCAGtcccactgcatcactgcaagCCCAGCAGAGGGGACATGGTGGGATAGAAACCATCACCCCATGCATTGAGTCTGGAAGCCATAAATAAGAGCATCCAGCACTTGGTGGGACCCAGTGTTGACCCTGCACCCCTGAAAGCTGGGTAAATCAAAGCCCTGCCATCATCCCCAAATTTTCTGATGCCTTCGCCATATACCTGCAGGGTCCAGAGGGGGCACTGAGCCCCCTGCAAACCCTATATGGAGATGGTGATGGAGAGGGGCAGGATAAAGGGGACAGTGCTGGGGGCATTTAGCTCAGCTGTTCCCACGACCACCATGCTATGAGcccctttcctctccttgccATCACCATCTACCCCCCGAGGTCTCTGAGCCATCCCCCACTTCCATACCCACTGCTGCCCTTTTTGGGGTGGAAGAGTTGGGAAAGGGTTTTTTCTGTGGGTACCCCAGTTTTCCTGCTCCCCACCCCTCCATGGCTGGCATCACTCTACCTGCATCACCCCCAAAACAAGTGCCCTTGTGTGCACTCTCCTTGTGCCGGACTTGACCTCAGTGCaacaggaagggaaggggaagaggaagaggagaaggaaggcgACAAAAGAACCGGCACATGAACTCATTGCCTGCTAATGCCAAGAGTCAAAGGGCAGCACTGCCTTCCCTctttggggctgcagctggactGAGCATCCTTTCTTGGGGATTCAGCAAGGCAAGTGCGCTCCAGGTGCCGGGACACGTTGGCGGTGCTCTGTATCCCCCCCgcctccccagcccccagcagtgGGGTCCACGAACAGGGCAGTGCGTGGGGGTGCATGGGGCTGGGAAGAGACAGGGGAGATGTGTGCGAGTGCCCGGGTGTCTGTGTGCACAAATTTTGGCAAGAGGTCATTGAGGTTACATGATGCAGCATTTGTTCTTGTGGTTATGAGGGTCCTTAAACCGGAGTCTCTGCTTTGGTCGGTATTTTTCCAAGTATGTCAGCTGCTTGCTGTTGATGGCTCCTCTGCGCTTTCTGCAAGGAATGATAACAGAGGGGTTGGTACAGTCAGCAACACAGCAGGAGAACACCAGTCCAAACCCACCCATCATGGTGCAAAATCCCCTGCCTGGAGCAAATAATGGATTTTGGATGTTGAAGCTGTGTGCATCCTCAAAGGATTGTGATAGATATTGAGCCTTTTACAGCTCTGATACTCTGTTCCCTTGGAACAGGGCTGCCTTTTCCCCACCTTACAGTGTCCCTCCTTGGACATCTTCAGGAACTGCCAGGATATGGTTTTGGGCAACCAactctgggtgtccctgcttgagcaagGGCTGCACCAGATGGACCCCtcttccaaccccaaccaccAATCTGTGATTCTGCCCCTGTGCTGAAACAGTGCTCGCCAGGGCACTTACTGTCGGATGAACTGGATGGCGTCTTCATACTTCATCCCGCTCTCAATCAAAGCCAGGGCAACAAGGACGGGAGCGCTGAaaggcaacagcagcagtgttcaACTACAAACCATTCAGCTTCCAATCTGGGCACTCATATTCCATCCCAGGTTGGGGACCACAGGGTGGTTAGGCTGCAAGCCCCAAAGAGTGGCTGATCCCACAGGTCAAACCCACAGGATGGGGGCTGATAGCTGTGCTTTAATGAGTGGAAGGATTTTGGAAGCAAACTGTACAAGCAGATACAAACATCTATGCAAAACAAAGCCTTGACTTGCTGCaaggggaagcagcagctcctggttaCAATGACAGGACTGCAATAAGATTACAAAAGCAAATGCCCTACTATGCAGTGAGCATTGCTGATATACCCCTTGGTACCCAGAATTTACTAACTATGCACTCAGAGAGCAGCACATCCATACCTATTCCCACTAACACCCTCACTGCTGCAAAACCCCACTAAAATGGGGAGGGGAAACAAGTGGGTGTTTCCCACTTTGTGCCAGACTGTGACTCACCGCCCCAAGCCGGCCACACAGTGCACGGCCACGCAGCAGCCGGGGTCTTCGCAGAACTTTGTCTTCAGTAAGTTGAGCCAGTCTTCCACTATCTTGCTGGGAGGAGGTGCTCCATCATCAAATGGCCaatcctgcagggatgggagaaagatgaggagagagagaaacacTATACAGGACTGTTTTTATCCTGAGGTCATGCCTTTTGGTGGGTGCATGTTCTTGGAAATGAGCTCATAGCGCTGCAAGCTGAGAACAAATCCTTTGGCTCAGAGTTTGGGTTGAATGATGCCAGGTCCATGATCTTCCCATCTCCTAGGAAGAGGCTCATCCTTTACAAGCACCTCCATGACCTCCAACATGGTCCTGTCTCCATGTCCTCTTGCCCTTAAAGGCCGTTGTCTGCCTCCTCCAAATGCATTTGGTGTTTCATTCCAGCACACTTGAGTTTGGCAATGGCCATTtggatggctgtgctgagctctgggtAGCCACAATCCCTATCCTTCCTCTCATCTAAATCCAGTGCCAGGACCACAACGCCACGttgcagggaagaaaagcatccccctcctcctctgcagtgttttgggTAAGGGACAGTCCCTCCCCTCCCTATGGGCATCATCATGCAGCTGACATTGCACATTCCTCCCAGTATGGGGATTTCTCTTCCAAAATGGGGGATTTGGCAGGAGAAACACGGCATGTGAGACAGTGATGAGCAGGACAGCATAAATGGGATGAGATGCAGTGAAATCTGACTAGTGATAAGCACAGGGCCAGAATCCTTGTGTCTATGGGCTGaatcactgagctgctgtgttaGAGTCATCCCTGGTGTATGACAGCAAAAAAAGCCACTAAGCTTCACTTCACTCTGGGATTTGAACAAGTGATGCAATGTGTATCAGGCTTTGAGAGGAAATAAGCATGCTGGGCTTTAGGGCATTCTAATGCTTAAGCCAAGGAGAATATCCAGGACAAGACTAGTTTGAACTTATTCCTCAAAGAAAAGGTCAGGATATCTAGTCTATATATGATGGGATGACAGTTGGGTAGGTttatcttagtggtcttttccaatctaaatgATTCTGTATATATGGATGTACTTGGTAAATAATGTGGAGACTTTTCTCTATATCTGCACAGATATTTCTATCCACAGATAAATACAATCTAGATATCTCTCTTCTGAATATATAGAGATATCCATATGCTAAAGGTTATCATAGATCTAAGATGTAAGCATCTTTCTATATAGGATATATCTTATACAGACAGGTAACCATATCCCATATATAGCGTGTATAGGTAGGGCACAGTTCCTATGCATAACAAATTCTGCCTCCATTTCTGTCTGGAGTCCTCCAGGCTGAGTTTCTGTATCTAAGAtatgtatcatagaatcacagaactgttaaGACTGGAAGGACCATTAACATCATGTAGTtcaactgtcaacccatcaccatcatgcccactaaaccatatccctcagtgccacatctacccttctcttgaaaacctccagggatggtaactccaccacctccctgggcagcctgttccaatgcctcaccactttttcagagaattttttcctaatatccaagtTGATCTTGCTCTCTCTATATGTCTTTCATCTAGGACTTATCTTTACTGATGGttaaactggatgatcttagagttTCTTCCCAACCTGAATCATTCTATGATATCTATGATATTCGTTTAATCCAGGACCCATCTCACATAACGAGAACTGTCAACCATCCCACACCAGGCAGTTCCCCatgtgctctcagtgctgccagaCTCCACAGACCCTTCCTAAGAACTCCCTGTTTCAACAGCAGAAAGGCTGGAGCCCACCAGACACATGCCTGCCCTATACAGGGACTTCTCCAAAAGCTTGCTGCCTTTATTCAATTACTCACTAGCTGCCCCGCGGGGCTCTCAGCTCATCTAGCACTGGTCGTGCCAACTCCCCAGCACGGCAATCACACCTGACATCATCTCCAATTATTTATCACCTGAGATAAAGACCAAGCTGTGCCAGCTCAGcatccttgcttttttttctctccttgctgcGCTCTCCCTTTGATTCCCCagtaaaagagcaaaaaaagccGCCCGCTTTTCTTAATACCCCTTAGATAAGATAACGCTCAGGGTAACGGGAACGATGGATATCTATCTTCCATGTGGGATCAAGGGCTTTCATTCCCTGGTTGCTTCCaagccccagcacagggcagcacaggcagctgcgGGCTCGGCAGCATGAGTCACAGTTTCGAGTGCGTGGgcaatgctttctttttttaaagcaccaGCCCAATTTCAGCCTGACGCCAGGGAAGCAGGGAGTTTGCCTGCCTCTGCCTGAGGC
The window above is part of the Coturnix japonica isolate 7356 chromosome 2, Coturnix japonica 2.1, whole genome shotgun sequence genome. Proteins encoded here:
- the PTP4A3 gene encoding protein tyrosine phosphatase type IVA 3; protein product: MARMNRPAPVEVCYKNMRFLITHNPTNATLSTFLEDLKKYGATTVVRVCEVTYDKTPLEKDGITVMDWPFDDGAPPPSKIVEDWLNLLKTKFCEDPGCCVAVHCVAGLGRAPVLVALALIESGMKYEDAIQFIRQKRRGAINSKQLTYLEKYRPKQRLRFKDPHNHKNKCCIM